The Gammaproteobacteria bacterium genome has a window encoding:
- the rpsL gene encoding 30S ribosomal protein S12: MTTINQLVRKPRKRQIEKSNVPALDACPQKRGVCTRVYTTTPKKPNSALRKVARVRLTNGMEVTSYIGGEGHNLQEHSVILIRGGRVKDLPGVRYHTVRGTLDCAGVTTRRQGRSKYGAKRPK, encoded by the coding sequence ATGACAACTATTAATCAGTTGGTGCGCAAGCCTCGCAAGCGCCAAATTGAAAAGAGCAACGTTCCTGCGTTGGATGCATGTCCACAGAAACGAGGTGTATGCACTCGCGTGTATACAACAACACCTAAGAAGCCGAATTCAGCATTGCGTAAAGTGGCGCGTGTTCGTCTTACCAATGGTATGGAGGTTACTTCATATATCGGTGGGGAGGGGCATAACCTCCAAGAGCACAGTGTTATTTTGATTCGCGGTGGTCGTGTTAAAGATCTGCCTGGTGTGCGTTATCACACGGTTCGTGGCACCCTGGATTGCGCGGGTGTAACCACTCGTCGTCAAGGGCGCTCCAAATATGGCGCGAAGCGTCCTAAGTAA